In Paraburkholderia youngii, the genomic stretch GGCGCACGAGCTTGCCGCGCTCGCAGTCGCGCCGCGCCATCTCGAGCGCCGCGGCGATCTTGCTGCCCGACACTTCGCCGATGCTGCCGCCCTGGAACGCCGCTTCGATCGCCGCGACCACGGCCGGTTCGCCGTCGATCGTGCCGCGCGCGATCACGCAGCCGTCGTCGGCCTGGCAGACGATGCCCTGCATGGGCAGCCACGGCGACGCGATGCGGTCGAACGGTCCAAGCAGTTCGCGGAAGCTGCCCGCGTCGAGCAGCGAACGGGCGCGCTCGCGCGCGGGCAGTTCGATGAAGCTCTCGTGCAGCAGCGGTGCGCGGTGAATGCTGACGCTCGTGCTCATATGCTGTCTCCTTCCTCGGCCGCTTCGACCGCCTCCGCGAGCCGCAGCGCGACTACGCCCGGCGTCGCGCCGAAGTCGTTGATCTCGATGTTCGCGGCGCCGTCGTAGCGCGTGAAGAAGCGGTCGAGCACGCTCTTCCAGATGTGGCTGTAGCCGTCGACGCTGGTGCGCACGACCACGTGCGCAGCAAGCGCCGAGCCGCCTGCATCGGCGGCGGGCGACAGCAGCACTTCCAGATCGCCCGAGCCGACTACGCCGACGTGCGCGCGGGTCGTGACGGCGCGTTGCGCCGGATAGTCGAAGGTCAGATGTTCCATGAGGCTCAGCTCCGGCTGGCGTCGCGATGCGCCAGCATGTCGAGAAAGAGGGTGGCGGCGAGCAGATCGGCCGCGCCGCCAGGCGATGCGTTCAGCGCCAGCAGTTCGCGTTCGAGCGCGTCGAGCGCGACGCGGCCCGCGGCTGTCGAACTGCCGCCCGCGTCGAGCACGCGTCGTGCGCCGCGCTGCCCCGCATGCAAGCCGGCGAGGCCCGCGCGATGCAGCAGGCAGGTGTCGTCGAGCGTGCTCATGATCGCGAGCAAGGCGTCGATGCGCGCGGTGTTCTCGTCGATGCCGCGCGCGCGCGCCGCGCGTAATGCGGGCAGGCCGACGTCGAGCGCGTGCGGGAAGCCGTCCTGCGCTTCGCGCCGCGCGCCGCCGACCTGATAGCGCCGACGCGCGCGTTCGCCGTGGCTATCGGACGAACCGGCGAAGCGGTCCGGGAAGCAGGCGATCTGCGCGGCCAAAGTGCAGACGCGCGAGGTATCCAGAGGGTTCGGCGCGCCAGGTCCGTGCGTACGCATCGAGGCACTCGAAGACGTTTCGAGCGCGACGCCCGCAACGAGCAAGCCGATGATCCAGATCGCGCCGCGATGCGCGTTGCAACCCCCGGTCGCCTGCATCATATCCAGTTCGCCCGCGCGGCCGATCTGCGCGAGTTCGGCGCGCAGCAGCGCCGACGGTTCGCCGCGACGGCGCGCGGTGCGCGCGAGCGCCGCGAACGTCGGTTGGAGCGCGTGCGCGGAGCGCCGCATGATCGCGAGATCGAGGTCGCGATGCGCGCCGCTGCCACGCCGGTCGACGAGCGCGGGCTTCGGCGTGAGCTCGGCCTCGTCGATCAGCGCGGTGATCGCGTCGCGCGCGAGTTGCGCGTCGGAAAACGGCGCCCCCTTGGGCGATGTGCCGCACGCATCGCGCAGGACAGAAGCAGCCGGCGCGTCCAACCGTTCGAGAACAGCAGCAGCGGACGCCATCGTCACCAGCTCCGGAAGCGCGCGGGCGGCGCGTACAGTCCGCCCGACCACGTGACCAGATCGTCGATGCTGCGCGCCGCGAGCAGCGAACGCTTCGCTTCGCCGCGCCGGATGCCGAGATCTTCCGGATACGCGACGATGCCGCGCCGGCGCAACTCGGCGGTTTTCTCGGGTTTTGCGCGCAGGCCGATCGGCGTGACACCGGCCACCGCCGCGATCGCCGCGCGCCGCTCGTCGATGCCTTCGGCCTTGTGCAGATGCGCGATGCCTTCCTCGGTGACCACATGGCTCACGTCGTCGCCGTAGATCATCACCGGCGCGATCGGCATGCCGTTTTTCGCGCCGACGGCGATCGCGTCGAGTTCATCGACGAAGGTCGGCTCGCCACCTTTCTTGTACGTTTCCGCGAGCTGCACGACGAGCTTCTGGCCGCGCGACACCGCGCCGTCGCCCTTCAACAGCTTCAGCCACGCCTCGCTCGCATGACGCCGGCCGCGCGGATCGTGGCCCATGTTCGGCGCTCCGCCGAAACCGGCGAGCCGTCCGCGCGTGACCGTCGACGAATTCGCGTCCGCGTCGATCTGCAGCGTCGAGCCGATGAACAGATCGACGCCGTATTGGCCGGCCAACTGACACAGCACGCGGTTCGAGCGCAGGCTGCCGTCGTTGCCCGTGAAGAACACATCGGGGCGCGCCTCGATATACGCCTCCATACCGACCTCGCTGCCGAAGCAGTGGATGCTGTCGACCCAGCCCGATTCGATCGCGGGGATCATCGTAGGGTGCGGGTTGAGTGTCCAGTTGCGGCAGATCTTGCCTTTGAGGCCGAGCGCTTCGCCGTAGGTGGGCAGCAGCAGTTCGATCGCCGCGGTATCGAAGCCGATGCCGTGATTGAGCGACGTGACGCCATACGGCTCGTAGATGCCGCGTATCACCATCATCGCGGTCAGCACCTGCAAGTCGCCGATATGACGGGGATCGCGCGTGAACAGCGGCTCGACCGCGAACGGCCGGTCCGCCTGCACGACCACGTCGACCCACGAACCCGGAATGTCGACGCGCGGCAACTCGTCGACGATCTCGTTGACCTGCACGATCACGATGCCGTGACGGAACGCGGCGGCTTCGGCGATGGTCGGCGTGTCCTCGGTGTTCGGGCCGGTGTACAGATTGCCGTGACGGTCGGCCTTGTCCGCGCACAGCAGCGCGACGTGCGGCGTCAGGTCGACGAACATGCGCGCGTACAGCTCGACATAGGTATAAATCGCGCCGATTTCCAACTGGCCGTCTTCGAGCAGTTGCGCGACGCGCAGACTCTGCGGCCCCGCGAACGAGAAATCGACCTTGTGCGCGATGCCGCGCTCGAACAGCGTCAAGTGTTCAGGACGACTGATGCTCGAAATCAGCAGATGCACGTCGTGCAGCTTTTGCGGATCGACCTTCGCGAGCGAGCGCGACAGGAAGTCGGCCTGTTTCTGGTTGTCGCCTTCGAGCGCGACGCGCTCGCCGGGCTGGATCAGCGTTTCGAGCGCATCGATTATGCGGTGCGTGGGCAGCACGCCGTCTTCGAGCCACGGCGCGATGGCCGCGAGGCGGCGGTTCTTCTCGTCGCGCCGGATCGTCCATGAGCGGGCAGTGGACCGCGATGCGGCGGCTTCGGCGGGGTGGTTCATCGGCTCGGGCATCGGCTCATTCATCGGCTCATTCATCGGTTCAGTCAGCTCCCGGTGTGGACGCGCGGGCGTCGGCCGCGCGGCTTCGGTTGGTGCGCCAGCGCTTCTTCGCGCGCGCGCTCGGTCAGGAAACGATGCAGAAGCTCGCCGGTGCCGAGCAGATGCGCGACCACCAGCGACTGCGCGGTCGCGATATCGCGGCGCTCGACGGCTTCGAGCAACGCGGCGTGCTCACTGTCGGACTCGCCCTTGTACGACGGCAAGCCGAACTTCAACCGCAGATAGCGTTCGCCGCGCCGGTGCAGCAAGCCGATCATGTCCTCCAACTGCGGCCGGCCGGCGGGCGCGTACAGACACATATGGAACGCGGCATTGCGCGTCACGTATAGCGACGGGTCCTCTTCGCGCTCGGCGGCGCTGCACAACTGCGCGGCTTCGCGCAGCGTCGCCGCGGTGTGATTCGGAATCGCGAGGCCGAGCGCGAGACTTTCGAGCGCCGAGCGGATCTCGTAGATCTCGCGCGCCTCGCTGGCGGACAAAGGCGCGACGGTCGCGCCTTTGTGGACGGCTGCGCGCGCCCAGCCCTCGCTTTCCAGCTGGCGCAGCGCCTCGCGCACGGGAATCGCGCTGACGGAGAAATGCCGGGCGATCGCGTCCTGGCGCAATGGTGCGCCGGGCGCGAGCGTGCCGTCGACGATCGCCGCGCGCAGCGCCTCCGCAATCATGTGCGAGGTGCTTTCGCGGGGTGCCGCGGCCGGAAGAAACGAGCCGGGCACGGGCGCGTCCAGGGGAAAACCTTCAGTTGCGTCGGTCATGGTATCAAATATTATATATAAAAAGACGCGTATTTCAGCGCGGGCAAACCCGGACGGGTCTTCACCCACAATCCCGGCAATTTCCCCGCGCCGTCCTCTGAATCAGTTGTACGAGGACATCGCCGATCAATCAACGTCGTCGATCCAACCCCAAGCGCGCCCGTCGTTTTTCGTTACGTTCAACCATCGTAGGCTGGAGGAGCAAGATGAATACAGTGACCGACCGACGAGCGCTCGCGCGTCAGCGCACACCGCTCAATCGTTCGCAGATCGCAGGGTTTTGGGGCGCGTGGGCCGGCTGGACGCTCGACGGCATGGACTCGTTCATTTACGCGCTGGTGCTCACGCCAGCGCTGACGGAGTTGCTGCCGCGTTCGGGCTTCGCGGCCACGCCGTCGAATGTCGGCCTTGCGGGATCGATCCTGTTTGCGCTGTTCCTGGTCGGTTGGGGGCTGTCGTTCATCTGGGGACCGCTCGCCGATCGCTTCGGCCGCACCAAGGTGCTCGCCGCGACGATCTTCACGTTCGCGATTTTCACCGGGCTTGCCGCGACCTCGACCAATGTGTGGCAGCTCGGTATTTATCGCTTCATCGCGGGCGTCGGCATCGGTGGAGAATGGGCGCTTGCGGGCACCTACGTGGCCGAGGCGTGGCCCGAGGATCGCCGCAAGATGGGCGCCGGTTATCTGCAGACCGGCTACTACGCGGGCTTCTTTCTCGCGGCCGCGCTCAATTACACGATCGGCGTGCATTTCGGCTGGCGCGCGATGTTCCTGACCGGCGCGGTGCCGGTCGTCGTCGCGATTCTGATCCTGCTGCGCGTGAAGGAGCCGGAGAAGTGGCAGAAGGCCGAGGCAAAGACGGTGCGCGTGAAGCCGCTGCGCGAGATCATGGGGCCGGCTTACCGGCGTCGCACATGGGTCGCGTGCATTCTGCTGACGATAGCCATCATTGGATTGTGGGCAGGCGCCGTGTACGAGCCGTCCGCGGTGATCCAGCTCGCGACGCGCGCCGGCATGTCGAAGGGCGATTCGATGCGCACGGCGTCGCTGGCTACCGGCCTGCTGTCGATCGGCACGATCCTCGGCTGTCTCGCGCTGCCGCCGATGGCCGAGCGCATCGGCCGCAAGATGACGTTGGCGGTGTACTTCGCGGGGATGGCGGTGTCGATCGCGGCGAGCTTCGGCTGGGCGTTCTATCTGCCGAACGGGCTCGCGCCGTTCATCGCGTGGCTGTTCGTGCTGGGCTTTTTCGGCGGCAACTTCGCGTTGTTCAGCCTGTGGCTGCCCGAGCAGTTCGAAACCCGCGTACGCGCGACCGCGTTTGCGTTCTGCACGTCGTTTGGACGCTTCGTCGGCGCGGGCGTCAACTTTCTGCTCGGCGCGGCGGTGCTGCATATGCAGACGCTCGGTGTGCCGGTCGCGTTGACCGCGCTGGCCTTCGTGCTCGGCCTGTTCGTGATTCCGTTCGCGCCGGAGACGAAGGGCGAGACGCTGCCGCAGTGAGCACCAGGCGGGCGGCGCGCCTTACTTCGCGTTACTTCGCGTGACTGCGCGCCCGCCCGGCCGGATGCAGCAGCGTCAGCAACGGCCAGCCGAGATTGACGCCGAGACTCGCGGCGACGATCAGCGCCATGCCGGCCAGTTGCGCCAGCGACAGCGCCCGGCCATACACGAGCGCATCCACGACGATCGCGGTCAGCGGATAAACGAACAGCAGCACCGCGATCACCGGCGTGCTGAGCTTCGGCAGCGCGCCGTAAATCAGCACGTACGACAATCCCGTGTGCAGCACGCCCATGCCGATCAGCGAGAACCACTGCATCGGCCCGATATGCGTGAGCGTCAAAGGCGCGATGAACGGCGCGATCAGCGGCAGGCAGATCACGCCGACCGCGCATTGCATGAGCGTCAGCAGATGCGGGCGCATGTCGCCGAGGCTTTTCGCGATCAGCGTGACGCTCGCGTACAGCAGCGAGCCGAGCAGCGCTTCGCTCAAGCCGATCAGGTAGCTGGTGTGGCCCTGCAGATTGCCGGCCGCGATGACGCCCGACGCGAGCACGAGCCCGACGAACGCCGTCGCGATCCAGCCGAGCCGGTCCGCGCCGAGCCGTTCGTTAAAGAGCGCCGCGCCAATCAGCACGACCCAGAACGGCTGCACATGAAACACGACGGTCGCGACCGCGATGCTGGTCCGATGAATCGCGTCGAAAAAGCCGACCCATTGCGTAACCATCAGCACGCCGGAAATCAGCGCGAGCGCGACCGTGCGGCGCGTGAACTGCGCGCGCGTGAAAAAGCCCTTCCACGCGCAATAGGCGGCGAGCGACAGAAAGCCGAACAGGCAGCGGAAGAACACGAGCGTCAGCGCATCGAGCCGCGCCTCCTCGACGAAAACGCCGATCGTGCCCATCAGCAGCCCGCCGCCCGCCAGCGTGATCGCGCCTTGTTGACGTGAGGTGAGGGACATGCGCAACGACTCCTTGAGATGATGCCTGCGAGTATTGCGCCGCTTGCGGGCTTATCACAAACGAATTAAATTGAGCAATTCCATAAGCCCGGTTGATAAATCGTGAACCCTGAATTCGACGTCGATCTGCTGCGCAGCTTCGTCGCGGTTGTGGAGGCGGGCAGCTTCACGAAGGCGGCGGCGAGCGTGCATCGCTCGCAGGCGGCGGTCAGCATGCAGATCAAGCGGCTCGAAACGATGCTCGGCACGACGCTGTTCGCCCGCAACACGCGCAACCTGGCGCTGACACGGCCCGGCAACACGCTGCTCGAATACGCGCGGCGCGCGCTCGCGTTGCAGGAGGAGGCATGGTCGGCGATCGTGCGGCCCGAGGTGACCGGGCGCGTGGTGCTCGGCGCGCCGGACGACTATGTGTCGTCGCTGCTGTCGCCGGTGTTGCGGCGTTTCGCGACGCTGTACCCGCGCGTCGAGATCGAGATCGTCTGCGCGCAGAGCACGGCGCTTGCGCCGATGCTCGCCGACAACAAGATCGACCTCGCATTCGTCACGCGCGACCGCAAGCTGCGCGGCGAATTCGTGCGCAGCGAGCCGATGGTGTGGGTTGGGGCGTCGGTCGATACGCCGGTGTTGAAGGCGTCGCCGTTGCCGGTGGGGTTGTACGAGCCTGGCTGCGTCGCGCGCCAGCATACGCTCGCCGCGCTGGATGGCGCGCGCATCCGCTATCGCGCGGCGTTCAGCAGCGCGAGCCTGATGGGACTCGTCGCGACCGTGGATGCCGGTTTGTCGGTGATCGCGCTGACGCGTTGCAGCGTGCCGCCGCGGCTCGCGATTCTCGGCGACGCGCAAGGCCTGCCGAAAATCGCGCCGCTCGAAATTGTCGTCGCACGCAGCGCGAAATCGGATCGGCCGACCTGCGATTATCTGGCGCAGCAGATGGTGCAGGATCTGTCGTTGCGGTAGCCGAGCGTGCCAGCCCTGGTCGCCCTTCAAGCCCGCGTATAGGCGGTCACTTCACCCTCGACC encodes the following:
- a CDS encoding GntR family transcriptional regulator, with translation MTDATEGFPLDAPVPGSFLPAAAPRESTSHMIAEALRAAIVDGTLAPGAPLRQDAIARHFSVSAIPVREALRQLESEGWARAAVHKGATVAPLSASEAREIYEIRSALESLALGLAIPNHTAATLREAAQLCSAAEREEDPSLYVTRNAAFHMCLYAPAGRPQLEDMIGLLHRRGERYLRLKFGLPSYKGESDSEHAALLEAVERRDIATAQSLVVAHLLGTGELLHRFLTERAREEALAHQPKPRGRRPRVHTGS
- a CDS encoding LysR family transcriptional regulator, with protein sequence MNPEFDVDLLRSFVAVVEAGSFTKAAASVHRSQAAVSMQIKRLETMLGTTLFARNTRNLALTRPGNTLLEYARRALALQEEAWSAIVRPEVTGRVVLGAPDDYVSSLLSPVLRRFATLYPRVEIEIVCAQSTALAPMLADNKIDLAFVTRDRKLRGEFVRSEPMVWVGASVDTPVLKASPLPVGLYEPGCVARQHTLAALDGARIRYRAAFSSASLMGLVATVDAGLSVIALTRCSVPPRLAILGDAQGLPKIAPLEIVVARSAKSDRPTCDYLAQQMVQDLSLR
- the mdcA gene encoding malonate decarboxylase subunit alpha; this translates as MNHPAEAAASRSTARSWTIRRDEKNRRLAAIAPWLEDGVLPTHRIIDALETLIQPGERVALEGDNQKQADFLSRSLAKVDPQKLHDVHLLISSISRPEHLTLFERGIAHKVDFSFAGPQSLRVAQLLEDGQLEIGAIYTYVELYARMFVDLTPHVALLCADKADRHGNLYTGPNTEDTPTIAEAAAFRHGIVIVQVNEIVDELPRVDIPGSWVDVVVQADRPFAVEPLFTRDPRHIGDLQVLTAMMVIRGIYEPYGVTSLNHGIGFDTAAIELLLPTYGEALGLKGKICRNWTLNPHPTMIPAIESGWVDSIHCFGSEVGMEAYIEARPDVFFTGNDGSLRSNRVLCQLAGQYGVDLFIGSTLQIDADANSSTVTRGRLAGFGGAPNMGHDPRGRRHASEAWLKLLKGDGAVSRGQKLVVQLAETYKKGGEPTFVDELDAIAVGAKNGMPIAPVMIYGDDVSHVVTEEGIAHLHKAEGIDERRAAIAAVAGVTPIGLRAKPEKTAELRRRGIVAYPEDLGIRRGEAKRSLLAARSIDDLVTWSGGLYAPPARFRSW
- a CDS encoding DMT family transporter, which produces MSLTSRQQGAITLAGGGLLMGTIGVFVEEARLDALTLVFFRCLFGFLSLAAYCAWKGFFTRAQFTRRTVALALISGVLMVTQWVGFFDAIHRTSIAVATVVFHVQPFWVVLIGAALFNERLGADRLGWIATAFVGLVLASGVIAAGNLQGHTSYLIGLSEALLGSLLYASVTLIAKSLGDMRPHLLTLMQCAVGVICLPLIAPFIAPLTLTHIGPMQWFSLIGMGVLHTGLSYVLIYGALPKLSTPVIAVLLFVYPLTAIVVDALVYGRALSLAQLAGMALIVAASLGVNLGWPLLTLLHPAGRARSHAK
- a CDS encoding malonate decarboxylase subunit delta, which gives rise to MEHLTFDYPAQRAVTTRAHVGVVGSGDLEVLLSPAADAGGSALAAHVVVRTSVDGYSHIWKSVLDRFFTRYDGAANIEINDFGATPGVVALRLAEAVEAAEEGDSI
- a CDS encoding MFS transporter, which translates into the protein MNTVTDRRALARQRTPLNRSQIAGFWGAWAGWTLDGMDSFIYALVLTPALTELLPRSGFAATPSNVGLAGSILFALFLVGWGLSFIWGPLADRFGRTKVLAATIFTFAIFTGLAATSTNVWQLGIYRFIAGVGIGGEWALAGTYVAEAWPEDRRKMGAGYLQTGYYAGFFLAAALNYTIGVHFGWRAMFLTGAVPVVVAILILLRVKEPEKWQKAEAKTVRVKPLREIMGPAYRRRTWVACILLTIAIIGLWAGAVYEPSAVIQLATRAGMSKGDSMRTASLATGLLSIGTILGCLALPPMAERIGRKMTLAVYFAGMAVSIAASFGWAFYLPNGLAPFIAWLFVLGFFGGNFALFSLWLPEQFETRVRATAFAFCTSFGRFVGAGVNFLLGAAVLHMQTLGVPVALTALAFVLGLFVIPFAPETKGETLPQ
- a CDS encoding triphosphoribosyl-dephospho-CoA synthase, producing MASAAAVLERLDAPAASVLRDACGTSPKGAPFSDAQLARDAITALIDEAELTPKPALVDRRGSGAHRDLDLAIMRRSAHALQPTFAALARTARRRGEPSALLRAELAQIGRAGELDMMQATGGCNAHRGAIWIIGLLVAGVALETSSSASMRTHGPGAPNPLDTSRVCTLAAQIACFPDRFAGSSDSHGERARRRYQVGGARREAQDGFPHALDVGLPALRAARARGIDENTARIDALLAIMSTLDDTCLLHRAGLAGLHAGQRGARRVLDAGGSSTAAGRVALDALERELLALNASPGGAADLLAATLFLDMLAHRDASRS